From a region of the Buchnera aphidicola (Floraphis choui) genome:
- the glmM gene encoding phosphoglucosamine mutase, with protein sequence MNVKKYFGTDGIRGKVGIFPITPDFFLKFGFVIGRLLFKNNSKKVIVGTDTRISNCMLESALNSGLSASGISVISIGIISTPAIGYLTRLLKLEVGIVISASHNSFKDNGIKLFLKKGVKLSIILEKEIERELEKPTFFCNISHSASIKKDKNIYKEYIKFCKSTIPFYLNLKSFKIVLDCANGATYRIAPKIFRDLGANLVTISVVPNGYNINKNCGSTNISNLKLRVLSEKADIGLAFDGDGDRVIMVDHLGNKVNGDQMLYVLAKFYLYHKIHNEGVVGTVMSNNGLLVALKKIGIPFIKTNVGDRNIIRKLQKKQWRLGAESSGHVIILDMSPIVDGIITGLQIIKVMLNTQMSLFQLCSEINLFPQVIINVDAGRKNDFDKYRKIQTILPKYKNMLGEFGRIFLRKSGTESCFRILVEDQNKSIVTFISNNLKKHLNYM encoded by the coding sequence TTGAATGTTAAAAAATATTTTGGAACGGATGGTATTCGTGGAAAGGTTGGTATATTTCCTATAACTCCAGATTTTTTTTTAAAGTTTGGCTTTGTTATTGGAAGATTATTATTTAAAAATAATTCTAAAAAAGTAATTGTAGGAACAGATACTAGAATTTCTAATTGTATGTTGGAATCAGCATTGAATTCAGGTTTGTCTGCTTCTGGTATTTCTGTAATATCAATAGGTATTATTTCTACTCCAGCTATTGGATATTTAACAAGATTATTAAAGTTGGAAGTAGGAATAGTAATATCAGCATCTCATAATTCATTTAAAGATAATGGTATAAAACTATTTTTAAAAAAAGGTGTTAAATTATCTATTATTTTAGAAAAAGAAATTGAAAGAGAATTAGAAAAACCTACATTTTTTTGTAATATATCTCATTCAGCTTCTATTAAAAAAGATAAAAATATTTATAAAGAATATATTAAATTTTGTAAATCAACTATACCGTTTTATCTTAATTTAAAATCATTTAAAATTGTATTAGATTGTGCTAATGGAGCGACTTATCGAATAGCACCTAAAATTTTTAGAGATTTAGGTGCTAATTTAGTTACTATATCTGTTGTTCCAAATGGATATAACATTAATAAAAACTGTGGATCAACAAATATTAGTAATTTAAAATTACGAGTATTGTCTGAAAAAGCAGATATAGGTTTAGCTTTTGATGGTGATGGAGATCGAGTTATTATGGTGGATCATTTAGGCAATAAAGTAAATGGTGATCAAATGTTATATGTTTTAGCAAAATTTTATTTATATCATAAAATTCACAATGAAGGTGTAGTTGGTACTGTAATGAGTAATAATGGATTATTAGTGGCATTAAAAAAAATAGGTATTCCTTTTATTAAAACTAATGTAGGGGATAGAAATATAATAAGAAAATTGCAGAAAAAACAATGGAGATTAGGTGCAGAAAGTTCTGGTCATGTTATTATATTAGATATGTCGCCTATTGTAGATGGTATTATTACTGGTTTACAGATTATTAAAGTCATGTTAAATACTCAAATGAGTTTGTTTCAATTATGTTCTGAAATAAACTTGTTTCCTCAAGTTATAATAAATGTAGATGCTGGAAGAAAAAATGACTTTGATAAATATAGAAAAATACAAACTATACTCCCTAAATATAAAAATATGTTAGGTGAATTTGGACGAATATTTTTAAGAAAATCTGGAACAGAATCATGTTTTAGAATTTTAGTAGAAGATCAAAATAAGAGTATTGTTACATTTATTTCTAATAATTTAAAAAAACATCTTAATTATATGTAG